The sequence GCCTCCGCGTTGCCGCAGGACCTCGCCGGCCGCCGGGTGGTCATCAGCGCCGGCGGGACCCGCGAGCCGCTGGACCCGGTCCGGTACCTGGGCAACCGCTCGTCGGGCAAGCAGGGCTGGGCCCTCGCCCGGGTCGCCGCCGCCCGCGGCGCCGAGGTCGTGCTGGTGGCGGCCAACGTCGAGCTGCCCGCGCCCTTCGGCGTCCGGGTCGTGCCGGTCGGGACGGCCGAGGAGCTGCGCGCCGCGGTGCTCGCGGAGTCGGATGACGCCGACGTCGTGGTCATGAGCGCCGCGGTCGCCGACTTCCGGCCGCTCAGCGTCGCCACCACCAAGCTGAAGAAGGGCGCAGCCAGCGAGCCGAGCGCCATCGAGCTGGTCCGCAACCCCGACGTCCTGGCCGAGCTGGTCGCCAGGCGCCCGCCGGGCCGGCTCGTCGTCGGCTTCGCCGCCGAGACCGGTGACGACGACGGCGACGTGCTCGCCCACGCGCGCGCGAAGCTCGCCCGCAAGGGCTGCGACCTCCTCGTGGTCAACGACGTCTCGGCCGGCCAGGTCTTCGGCCGGGCGGAGAACGCCGTCGTGGTGCTCGCGGCCGACGGTCCGACGACCGAGGTGCCGCGGGGGAGCAAGGACGCCGTCGCCGCCGGGATCTGGACCGCCGTGGCCGGCCGGCTGGAGCCCCGTCCCCGGCCGTGACCTACGCCGTCGTGCCCACCGTCGGAGCGCGCCGGTAACGTTCCCTCCCGGTGCCACGCACCGGATCGTCGATCGAGCTCCACACCCAGCAGCCCGCCATCGCTCTGCCGCCACCCGCCCGCCGTCCCCAGGGAGTACCGAGTGCCACGCCGCCTCTTCACGTCCGAGTCGGTGACCGAGGGCCACCCGGACAAGATCGCCGACCAGATCAGCGACTCGATCCTCGACGCGATGCTGGCCCAGGACCCGCGCAGCCGCGTCGCCGTCGAGACCCTCATCACCACCGGTCAGGTCCACATCGCGGGCGAGGTCACCACCGCCGGCTACGTCGACATCCCGGCCATCGTCCGCGAGACGGTCCTGCGGATCGGCTACGACTCCTCCCGCAAGGGCTTCGACGGCGCGTCCTGCGGGGTCAGCGTCTCCATCGGAGCGCAGTCGCCCGACATCGCCCAGGGCGTCGACACCGGCTACGAGGCGCGCACCGGTGGCACCGCCGACGACGAGATCGAGCGCCAGGGCGCCGGCGACCAGGGCCTGATGTTCGGCTACGCCACCGACGAGACCCCTGAGCTGATGCCGCTGCCCATCGCGCTGGCCCACCGGCTGTCCCGTCGCCTCTCCGCGGTCCGCAAGGACGGGTCGGTGCCCTATCTGCGTCCCGACGGCAAGACCCAGGCCACCGTGGTCTACGAGGACGACCGGCCGGTCGCGGTCGACACCGTCGTCGTCTCCTCGCAGCACGCCGAGGACATCTCGATCGAGACGCTGCTGACCCCCGACATCGAGGAGCTCGTCGTCGAGCCCGAGCTGGCCGCCCTCGGCCTGCCCACCACCGGTCACCGGCTCCTGGTGAACCCCACCGGGAAGTTCGTCATCGGCGGCCCGATGGGCGACGCCGGGCTGACCGGCCGCAAGATCATCGTCGACACCTACGGCGGCATGGCCCGCCACGGCGGCGGCGCCTTCTCGGGCAAGGACCCGTCGAAGGTCGACCGCTCCGGTGCCTACGCGATGCGCTGGGTGGCCAAGAACGTCGTCGCCGCCGGGCTGGCCCGCCGCTGCGAGGTGCAGGTCGCCTACGCGATCGGCGCCGCTCACCCGGTCGGCCTGTTCGTCGACACCCGCGGAACGGGCACGGTCGCCGACGAGGTGCTGGAGAAGGCGATCACCTCGGTGTTCGACCTCCGGCCCGGCGCCATCGTGCGCGACCTGGACCTGCTGCGGCCCATCTACGGGCCCACCGCCGCCTACGGCCACTTCGGCCGCGCCGACCTGGACCTGCCGTGGGAGCGGCTGGACCGCGTCGAGGCGCTGCGCTCGGCCGTGGGGGTCTGACGAAGGACCTCCTCGCCCCCCACGACTCGCCGGCTCGCCCCCGGGCCTCGCGAGCGGGCCACCGGAGGGGCGCGGAACTGTCGGTGTGAGTGGGGAGACTGGTCGGGTGCAGGTGGCCCGGGTCGTCGTCGACGTCCCGCTGGCACACCTGGACCGGCCGTTCGACTACGCCGTTCCGGAGAAGTTCGCCGACACGGTGCAGCCCGGCTGCCGGGTGCGGGTCCGCTTCCGCGGCCGGCTGGTCGACGGCGTGGTGTGGGAGCTGGCCGACAGCACCGAGTTCGCCGGCGCGCTGCAGCCGCTGTCGCACGTGCCCTCCGGTGAGCCGGTGCTCACCCCGCAGGTGGCCCGGCTGGTGCGCGCCGTCGCCGACCGGTACGCGGGCACCGCGAGCGACGTGCTGCGGCTGGCGCTGCCCCCGCGCCGGGGCGCCGCCGAGAAGCGGCCCACGCCGACGCCGGAGGAGCTGCCCGGGCCGCCGGACCCGGCCGGGTTCGCCCGCTACCCGGCCGGCCCGGCTCTGCTCGGCGCGCTGGCCGAGGGGCGTCCGGCGCGCGCCGTCTGGACGGCGCTGCCGGGGGAGGACTGGCCCACCCGGCTGGTCGAGCTCTGCCGCGCGGCGCTGTCGGGCCGGCGCGGGGCTCTGGTCGTCGTGCCCGACGGCAAGGACCTGGATCGGCTGACGGCGGCGGCGGAGCGGGTGCTGCCGCGGCACTCGTTCACCGTGCTGCGCGCCGACGACTCGCCGGAGGTGCGCTACCGCCGGTTCCTCGCGGCTTCCCGGGGCGCCGCGCAGGTGGTGCTGGGCACGCGGGCGGCGATGTTCGCGCCCGTCCGGGACCTCGGCCTGGTCGTCGTCTGGGACGACGGCGACGACCTGCACTCCGACGAGCGCGCGCCCTATCCGCACGCGCGCGACGTGCTCGTCCAGCGGGCCTGGCTGGACTCCTGCGCCGCGGTCGTCGCCGGCACGTCGCGGACCGCGGAGGCCGCGCTGCTGGTGGAGTCCGGCTGGGCGCACGAGCTGGTGGCAGACCGCGGGGTGCTGCGCTCGGCGGCGCCCCGGGTGCAGGCGCTGGGGGACGACTTCGAGCTGGCCCGCGACCCCGCGGCCCGCACCGCCCGGCTGCCCTCGCTGGCCTACGAGACGGCACGCAGGGCGCTCGCGGCCGGTGCCCCCGTGCTCGTGCAGGTGCCCCGGCGCGGCTACGTCCCGTCCCTGTCGTGCGCCCGCTGCCGGGCCCCGGCCCGGTGCGCGTCCTGCGCCGGTCCGCTCGGCATCTCCCCGCGGCCGGGTCCGGGCGGCACCCGTATCCCGGCCTGCCGGTGGTGTGCCCGCCCGGCCGCCACCTTCGACTGCCCGCACTGCCACGGGACCAAGCTGCGGGCCGCGGTGGTGGGGGAGTCGCGCACGGCCGAGGAGCTCGCGCGGGCCTTCCCCGGCACGACCGTCCGAACCTCCGGCAGCACCTCCGGGGTGCTCGCCACGGTGCCGGCCGGCCCGGCGCTGGTCGTGGCGACCCCCGGGGCCGAACCGGTGGCCGAGGGCGGGTACGGCGCCGCGCTGCTGCTGGACTCGTGGGCACTGCTCGGCCGGGCCGACCTGCGGGCCGGCGAGGAGACGCTGCGGCGGTGGATCAACGCCGCCTCCCTGGTGCGCCCGGCATCGGCCGGGGGCCAGGTGGTCGTGGCCGCCGACGCCGGCCATCCCGTCGTCCAGGCGCTGGTGCGGTGGGATCCCGGCTGGCTGGCCGAGCGGGAGCTGGCCGACCGCCGGGAGCTCGGCTTCCCGCCGGTGACCCGCATGGCGTCGCTCGTGGGGTCGCCGGCGGCGCTGGGCGAGTTCCTGGCCGCCGCGCGGCTGCCGTCCGACGCCGATCTGCTGGGCCCGGTCCCGGAGCCGCCCCGTCCGGGGCAGGAGGGGGACCGGGAGCGCTACCTGGTGCGGGTGCCGCGCACCCAGGGCGCGGCGCTGGCGCACGCCCTGGCAGAGGTGCAGGGAGTGCGCAGCGCGCGCAAGGTGCCCGACCACGTGCGGGTGCAGCTGGATCCGCTCACGCTCGTCTAGCCGTACTGCCCGGACAGATTGGTCAAGCGGGTGATGGGTGGGCGGCTGGCGGTCGCCGGCCTGGAGGTCCTGGTCCCCGGGGAGGCGGACCGCGACCTCGTGCACCGGGTCATCCAGGAGGAGCTCGTGCGTGGGCTCGTGCGCGAGGAGTCGCGGCGGGCCTGCCGCGACGCGGTCGACCGGCGCGCGGCGCGCGGCGTGCGGGGCGTGGTGCTCGGCTGCACCCACCGCTCGCACGCTCGCCGCGGGACCCTGCACGGGGGCCGCATACGATCGTCGGGTGAGCGTCACCCCCATCCGGCTGTACGGCGACCCGGTGCTGCACCGGCCCGCGGCGCCGGTCGTCGACTTCGACGAGGAGCTCCGGCAGCTCGTCACCGACCTGACCGAGACCATGCAGGCGGCCGGGGGCGCCGGGCTCGCGGCCCCCCAGATCGGCGTCGGCCTGCGGGTGTTCACCTGGTACGTCGACGGTGAGGTCGGCCACCTGGTCAACCCGGACGTCGCCGCGGTCGGCGAGGAGGTGCAGGACGGCCCGGAGGGCTGCCTGTCCATCCCCGACCTGCGCTACGACTGCCGCCGGCACCTCCATGTGGTCGCCTCCGGCTGGAACGTGCACGGCGACCCGGTGCGCGTCGAGGGCTCCGAGCTGCTCGCCCGCGCCATCCAGCACGAGACCGACCACCTCGACGGCGTCCTCTTTGTCGACCGGCTCGCCGAGGCCGACCGCGTCGCCGCGCTCGCCGAGATCCAGGCCGCCGAGTGGGCCGGCTACGGCAGCTACCTCCCCGTCGTGAAGGTGAGCCCGCACTGAAGCTCCTGTTCGCCGGCACGCCGGCGCCCGCCGTCCCGTCCCTCGACGCGCTGCTCGCCTCCGACCACGAGGTCGTCGCCGTGCTGACCCGCCCGGACGCCCGCTCCGGGCGCGGCCGGAAGGTGAGCCGCTCCCCGGTGGCCGAGCGCGCCGACGACGCCGGCATCCCCGTCCTGCAGCCGCGCTCGCCCCGCGAGCCGGAGTTCCTCGAGCAGCTGGCCGGTCTCGCGGTCGACTGCGCGCCGGTGGTCGCCTACGGCGCGCTGGTGCCGCAGGCGGCCCTCGACCTGCCGCGGCACGGCTGGGTCAACCTGCACTTCTCGCTGCTCCCGGCCTGGCGGGGCGCCGCACCGGTGCAGCACGCGATCATGGCCGGCGACGAGCTGACCGGCGCCTCGACGTTCCTCCTGGAGGCCGGCCTCGACACCGGCCCGGTGTACGGCACCCTCACCGAGGCCATCGGCCCCCGGGACACCGCCGGGGATCTCCTCGACCGGCTGGCGGTCAGCGGCGCCGGGCTGCTCGTGGCCACGCTGGACGGCATCGCCGCCGGCGCGCTCGAGCCCCGGCCGCAGCCGGTGGACGGCGTCAGCCTGGCGCCCAAGGTCGAGACCGCCGACGCCCGGGTGGACTGGGCGCTGCCCGCGCACGTCGTCGACCGGCGGGTCCGGGGCGTGACGCCGGCGCCCGGCGCGTGGACCACCTGGCGGGGCGAGCGGATGCGGCTGGGCCCCGTCGGACCGGTGCCGGACGGGCCGCCGCTGGCCCCGGGAGAGCTGCTGGCCGACGCCGGGCGCGTCCTCGTGGGCACGGGCAACGGCCCGGTCCTGCTGGACCAGGTTCAGCCCGCGGGCAAGCGGATGCTGCCGGCCGCGGACTGGGCCCGCGGTGCCCGGCCCGCCCCGGGCGAGCGGCTGGGCGGCGAGTGACCCGCCCGCCTCGGAAGGGCGGTCCGGGCCGGCGCCGTCACCCGGCGACCCGGCGGCCGGTGCTCGACGGCGCGCGGCTCACCGCCTACGACGTCCTGGACGCCGTCTCCTCCCGCGAGGCGTTCGCCAACCTGCTGCTGCCGCAGCTCCTGCGGGAGCGGCAGCTCGACGAGCGGGACGCCGGGTTCACCACCCAGCTGGCCTACGGCGCCCTGCGGGCGCAGGGCACGCTCGACGCCGTCCTGACCGGGCTGGTGTCGCGGCCGCTGGCGGAGCTGGACCCGCGGGTGCTCGACCTGCTGCGGCTCGGGGCGTACCAGATCATCGACCTCCGGGTGCCCTCGCACGCGGCCGTGGACACCACCGTCGACCTCACCCGGGCGATCGTCGGTCCCGGCGCGTCCGGCTTGGTCAACGCAGTGCTGCGCAAGGTTGCCGCCGGCGGTGACCGGGCCGCCTGGCTGGCCGCGCTCGGCGCCGAGGGCGACGAGCTGCTGGCGCTGGCCACCGACCACCCGGGGTGGATCGTCGACGCCTGGCGGGACGCGCTCGGCGACGACGCCGAGCTCGAGTCCGCGCTGCTGGCTGACGACGTCGCGCCGGAGGTGCACCTGGTCGCCCGGCGCATGGAGCGCGAGGCCCTCGTGGAGGAGTCGGGCGGGCAGCCGGGGCCCTGGTCGCCCTTCGCCGTGCGCCTGGGCGGGGGAGATCCCGGCCGGCTGGCGTCGGTGCGTTCCGGCCGCGCGGCCGTGCAGGACGAGGGCAGCCAGCTCGCGGCCCTGCTGCTGGCCCGGGCGCCGTTGGAGGGGCCGGAGAGCGCGTGGCTGGACATGTGCGCGGGGCCCGGCGGCAAGGCCGGGCTGCTCGCGGTCACCCGGCCCGACGGGGTGCGGCTGACCGCGGCCGACCGGGCTCCGCACCGGGCGGAGCTGGTCGCCCAGGCGTTGCGCGACGAGGACGACGTCGAGGTGCTGGCCGCCGACGGCACCCAGCCGCCGTGGGCGCCGGGGTCGTTCGACCGGGTGCTGCTGGACGCGCCGTGCACCGGGCTGGGGGCGCTGCGCCGCCGTCCCGAGGTGCGCTGGCGCCGCACGGCCGAGGACGTCGCACCCCTGGCGGAGCTCCAGACGGCGCTGCTGGACAGTGCCCTGCGCTCGGTGCGGATCGGCGGGGTGGTCGCCTACGTGACCTGCTCGCCGCACACCGCCGAGACGGTCGCAGTGGTCGACGCCGTGGCCGCGCGCGACGACGTCGAGGTCCTTCCGGTGGCCCCGCTGTTCCCCGAGGTACCGGGGATCGGCCGTGGTGACCACGGGCAGCTGTGGCCGCACCGGCACGGAACCGACGCGATGTTCATGGCATTGCTCCGCCGCACCGGCTGATCCGCCCCGCCATCCTGCGGCCGCGGATGATCTGCCGGCTGCCCGACGGCCTCGCCCACCCGGTGCGCATGGACCTGCACAGCGGGAGGCACCTGCGCCCGAGGGGCACCACGGACGCCGCGATCGACTACCCCGGCCGTCATAGGGTCCCGCGAGCGGCTGTGGTCCGTCTACGGGAACGCCTGGGGATGGCCGCCGGCGCACATGACCGTGGACAGGACCGCGACGACCTCGATCCGCCGACCAAGACGGGGACGTCGGGGCCGAGTGTCGTGGTGGGTCGTCGATCGGCTGGTCGTCAGCCCGGTCGAGCGGGCGATGGGCCAGTTCGCGCCCCGCTGGCTGGCCCAGGCGTGGTCGTTGCCCGGGCAGCCCGGTTCGTCGGCCGGGGATTCCTCCTGGTCGGAGTGGAACGTCCGTCCCGCCCGTGGCACCCCACGCGAGCACCCCACGCGTGCCGACGGCCACGGCACGTGCCGACGGGACGTCGGCTCCCGCGCGCGGGTCTCAGAACCGGGCCGAATCGCCGTCCTCCGTGGCCGGCGGGGGTGAGTGGTCCACAGGAGAGCGGCCGGGGGGCCGAGCCGGTAGTGGTGGCCCGGAAGGCGGCGGACCGGTCGCGGCCATGTCGGGTGGGCGGGTGCTGCGGGTGGCGCCGTCGGGAGTGGTGGCGGGCATGTCGGGTGGGCGGGTGCTGCGGGTGGCGCCGTCGGGAGTGGTGGCGGGCATGTCGGGTGGGCGGGTGCTGCGGGTGCTGCGGGTGGCGCCGTCGGGAGTGGTGGCGGCCATGTCGGGTGGGCGGGTCTTGCGCGTGACGCCGCTCGGTGTGGTGACCCTCAGGATGCCGTCGGGCGTCATGGCGAAACGCCAGCCGGGAGCGAACGTCTTGAGTCGGTGGTGGCGCCGGCACAGACAGCACAGGTTCTCGCAGGCGGTGGCCCCGCCGTCGGCGTGGGGCAGCACGTGGTCCAGGTCGGCCCAGCCGGGGCGGTTGCCGCAGCCGGGGTGGCGGCACCCGCGGTCGCGGCTCCTGGTGAAGCGGTGCTGAACGGCTGAGGGCCGGTAGCGGTGGGACGGTGCCGGCGGGCCGAGGACCGGGCACGCGCAGTCGGCGCCGGGGTGGGCCGGGCAGCCGCGGCGCACCGACCGGGCCAGCTCGCCGCGGGTGGCCGTGGCACGGAGGGCGCCGGTGGCCGGGTCCAGCAGCGAGATGCCCAGGCTGCCGCCGGTGGGCGCCTGCAGACCGCCGGGGCACAGCGCGTCAAGCCCTTCGAGGAGCGCGCGCAGCTGGGCGGCGGTGATCGGCTGCCCCTCGACCTCCGCCGGCGCGACCTGGCGGCAGGACGCGGCGGAGGCCGGGCCGCCGGACACCGACGGGTCCCCGGCCACCGGCGCGGCATCGGCGTGGTGGGGGAGCTGGTGGCCGACCGGGCAGGTGTCGTGGCCGGCGGCTGCGGCGAACAGGGCGCCGACCGGGGCGAGCACGTCCAGGTGCGCGGTCACCGGTGGCCGGCTGGTGTCCCAGGGGCGCAGCACCAGGTCACCCAGCGCAGACACCCGCAACTGCCCGATGGGGCGGGAATCCCCATCCTCCTTCGCCATCCGCCCGTAGCGGTCGACGGTCTCTCGGATCGCCGCGGCCATCGGCTGCGGCAGGAACACCGACAACTCGGCCATCCCATCGGGCGCCGGGTGCACCACGACGTCGGCGCAGCGCTCCGCCTGCCTGCGCCGCCGCTCGGCGGCCGCGGCGTCGTGGCGCAGCAGTTCCCGGCGCACCGCGGCCCGCACCCGGGTCACCGGCAGCTCCCGGGCGCCGGGCAGCACCGCGGCCTCCACCGCCGCGATCACCTGCGGCGCCAGCTCCCGCACCGGCCCGGACAGCTCAGCGGCAACCGCCCGCGCTCGCGGCCATCCCAGCGCGCTGTCGGCCAGCGCGGCCCAGGTGGCGGGCAGGTGCTCGACCAGCGTCGTCGACAGCTCCGCCTGCGTGGTCGCCTCGGCTCGCGAGCAGTTCAGCACCATCGCCAGCTCGTCGGCGAAGAACTCGCTCACCCCCGCTGACGGTGGGTTCCCCGGGCCCGGCAGCCAGTCCGGCGACGCAGCCCCCGGCTTCCCGAGCTGCCGGTCCGTGGTGTCCGGCCGGCGGGCCGCCAGCTCGCAGATCAGCTCGGCGCGGTACGCGGCCAGCGCCGACTCCGCCTGCTGGATCCGCTGCAGCTCCAGCGCGATCTCGGCGTCGGTGCGGGCCGCGACCGGCATCGCCTCACCCAGGCGGGTCGGGCGGGCCACGGCCCCGGCCGGCACCAGCTCCGCCGGCCACGACGGCACGTCCAGGACGTCGACCGTCAGGCCGACCCCGAACCTGCCGCCTTCGAACACATGAGCGACGCTACCGGCGGGGTCCGACACTTCTCCGCCCCGCGTGCGCGCCCCCGGCTCAGCCCGTCAGCCCGGCCACCAGCTCGGCCAGCAGTCCGACCACCAGTCCGGCCGGCAGTCCGATCACCAGCGAGGCGGTCATCGCCGGGAGCGCCGTGCTGGGCCGGGTGACCCGGCGCTCCACCCGGCCGGGCAGTGCCACCTCGCGAGGCGGTCCGGGTGGGTGGGCGAGCCACCGACGTGCCCGCGTGACGCGGCGGCGCCACCAGACGAGGAGGGCCACGACCCCGCCGACGACCAGGAGGCGGAGCCGCAACGGGATCAGGTGTGCTCCGCGGGCCCGGCGAGCAGTACCGGCACACGGGCGTGGTGGGTGACGTGCTCGGCGACGCTGCCCAGCACCCGGTGCGACACGCCCCGGCCGCGGCGGCCCACGACGAGGACGTCGGCGCCCTCCTGCTCGGCGACGTCGAGCAGCGCCCCGGCGGGTTGCCCGCTCACGAGCGCCACCACCGGCGAGGCCCCGGAGAACCAGCTCGCCCGGTCGGTCAGCAGCGCGCGGCACCGGTCCCGTTCGGTGTCGTCGGCGAACTCGACGACGTCGGGGTCGATGACCATGACCAGCACCACGCGGGTGCCCGCACCGGTGAGCAGCGCGGCGGCATCCCTCAGGGCGCGGTCGGACTCGGCGGACCCGTCGACGCCCACCACGGCCGTGACCGCCTCGCCGGCCGGCGGTGGGGTTCCGTCGGCTCGGGGCGTGCGCTCGACGACCCGGTGCTCGCGCCGGCCCCGTTCGACGGCCATCGACACGAAGAACGGGCCCAGGACGGCGCCGAGGAAGTACCACTGCGGATCGCGGTGGCCCCGGCGGCCGAGGAAGAGGGCGGCGCTCCAGCCGATCGCCACCCAGAGGACGATGACGAAGGCGACCAGGGCGGGTGTCGGCATGGGTGTCTCCTCCCGTGCTCGCGGGGGTCGACGGCGGTCGCGCCCCGCAGGCCTGACGCCCGGCGGTCGGGTCCGGTTCTGCCGACCTGCGCACCTAGACTCGGCGGACGTGTCCCGGCAACCGTTGATCGCGCCCAGCCTGCTGTCCGCGGACTTCGCCCGCATCTCCGACGAGGTGGCGCGCGTGGCCGACGCCGACTGGCTGCACGTCGACGTGATGGACGCGCACTTCGTACCGAACCTCACCCTCGGCCTTCCCGTCGTCGAGGCGATCCAGCGGGTCAGCCCGGTGCCGCTGGACTGCCACCTCATGATCGAGAACCCCGAGCGGTGGGCGCCGGCGTACGCCGCGGCCGGCGCCCGCAACGTGACCGTGCACGCCGAGGCCTGCACCGATCCGCGTGCGGTGGCCCGGGACATGCGCGCCGCCGGGGCGCTGGCCGGCCTGGCGATCAAGCCGGGGACGCCGCTCGAGGACTACCTGGACGTGCTGGCCGACTTCGACACCCTCCTGGTCATGAGCGTCGAGCCCGGGTTCGGCGGCCAGTCCTTCATCGCCGACGTGCTGCCCAAGGTGCGGCGGGCCCGTGAGCTCGTCGACGCCGGTGAGCTGACCCTGCTCGTGGAGATCGACGGCGGCATCAACCCCGACACCATCGAGCGGGCGGCGGAGGCCGGCGTCGACATGTTCGTCGCCGGATCGGCCGTCTACGGCGCCGACGACCCGGCGGCGGCGATCGCCGCCCTGCGCGCGCAGGCCGCCGCGGCGATGCCCGGGTGAGCGTCTCCCCGGTCGAGCTGCGGGCGATGACCCGGGCTCGGGACCTCGGCGCGTCGGTCCTCGGCACGACGAGCCCCAACCCCGCGGTGGGCGCCGTGGTCCTGGCCGCCGACGGCAGCGCGGCGGGGGAGGGGGCGACCGCCCCGCCCGGCGGTCCGCATGCCGAGGTCGCCGCGCTGGCGCGGGCCGGCGAGCGGGCCCGGGGCG is a genomic window of Blastococcus sp. HT6-30 containing:
- the coaBC gene encoding bifunctional phosphopantothenoylcysteine decarboxylase/phosphopantothenate--cysteine ligase CoaBC yields the protein MSRIVLGVSGGVAAYKAALLLRALTEAGHDVRVVPTPGALHFVGAATFEALSGNPVTTDVWSDVPEVAHVRIGQTADLVVVAPATADLLARAAAGRADDLLTATLLTAHCPVVFVPAMHTEMWLHPATQDNVATLRRRGAVVLPPAVGRLTGPDSGPGRLPEPADVAALAAVVLDGGASALPQDLAGRRVVISAGGTREPLDPVRYLGNRSSGKQGWALARVAAARGAEVVLVAANVELPAPFGVRVVPVGTAEELRAAVLAESDDADVVVMSAAVADFRPLSVATTKLKKGAASEPSAIELVRNPDVLAELVARRPPGRLVVGFAAETGDDDGDVLAHARAKLARKGCDLLVVNDVSAGQVFGRAENAVVVLAADGPTTEVPRGSKDAVAAGIWTAVAGRLEPRPRP
- the rpe gene encoding ribulose-phosphate 3-epimerase, giving the protein MSRQPLIAPSLLSADFARISDEVARVADADWLHVDVMDAHFVPNLTLGLPVVEAIQRVSPVPLDCHLMIENPERWAPAYAAAGARNVTVHAEACTDPRAVARDMRAAGALAGLAIKPGTPLEDYLDVLADFDTLLVMSVEPGFGGQSFIADVLPKVRRARELVDAGELTLLVEIDGGINPDTIERAAEAGVDMFVAGSAVYGADDPAAAIAALRAQAAAAMPG
- a CDS encoding primosomal protein N', encoding MQVARVVVDVPLAHLDRPFDYAVPEKFADTVQPGCRVRVRFRGRLVDGVVWELADSTEFAGALQPLSHVPSGEPVLTPQVARLVRAVADRYAGTASDVLRLALPPRRGAAEKRPTPTPEELPGPPDPAGFARYPAGPALLGALAEGRPARAVWTALPGEDWPTRLVELCRAALSGRRGALVVVPDGKDLDRLTAAAERVLPRHSFTVLRADDSPEVRYRRFLAASRGAAQVVLGTRAAMFAPVRDLGLVVVWDDGDDLHSDERAPYPHARDVLVQRAWLDSCAAVVAGTSRTAEAALLVESGWAHELVADRGVLRSAAPRVQALGDDFELARDPAARTARLPSLAYETARRALAAGAPVLVQVPRRGYVPSLSCARCRAPARCASCAGPLGISPRPGPGGTRIPACRWCARPAATFDCPHCHGTKLRAAVVGESRTAEELARAFPGTTVRTSGSTSGVLATVPAGPALVVATPGAEPVAEGGYGAALLLDSWALLGRADLRAGEETLRRWINAASLVRPASAGGQVVVAADAGHPVVQALVRWDPGWLAERELADRRELGFPPVTRMASLVGSPAALGEFLAAARLPSDADLLGPVPEPPRPGQEGDRERYLVRVPRTQGAALAHALAEVQGVRSARKVPDHVRVQLDPLTLV
- the fmt gene encoding methionyl-tRNA formyltransferase; protein product: MGRLRQLPPRREGEPALKLLFAGTPAPAVPSLDALLASDHEVVAVLTRPDARSGRGRKVSRSPVAERADDAGIPVLQPRSPREPEFLEQLAGLAVDCAPVVAYGALVPQAALDLPRHGWVNLHFSLLPAWRGAAPVQHAIMAGDELTGASTFLLEAGLDTGPVYGTLTEAIGPRDTAGDLLDRLAVSGAGLLVATLDGIAAGALEPRPQPVDGVSLAPKVETADARVDWALPAHVVDRRVRGVTPAPGAWTTWRGERMRLGPVGPVPDGPPLAPGELLADAGRVLVGTGNGPVLLDQVQPAGKRMLPAADWARGARPAPGERLGGE
- a CDS encoding transcription antitermination factor NusB, producing MLDGARLTAYDVLDAVSSREAFANLLLPQLLRERQLDERDAGFTTQLAYGALRAQGTLDAVLTGLVSRPLAELDPRVLDLLRLGAYQIIDLRVPSHAAVDTTVDLTRAIVGPGASGLVNAVLRKVAAGGDRAAWLAALGAEGDELLALATDHPGWIVDAWRDALGDDAELESALLADDVAPEVHLVARRMEREALVEESGGQPGPWSPFAVRLGGGDPGRLASVRSGRAAVQDEGSQLAALLLARAPLEGPESAWLDMCAGPGGKAGLLAVTRPDGVRLTAADRAPHRAELVAQALRDEDDVEVLAADGTQPPWAPGSFDRVLLDAPCTGLGALRRRPEVRWRRTAEDVAPLAELQTALLDSALRSVRIGGVVAYVTCSPHTAETVAVVDAVAARDDVEVLPVAPLFPEVPGIGRGDHGQLWPHRHGTDAMFMALLRRTG
- the metK gene encoding methionine adenosyltransferase, which encodes MPRRLFTSESVTEGHPDKIADQISDSILDAMLAQDPRSRVAVETLITTGQVHIAGEVTTAGYVDIPAIVRETVLRIGYDSSRKGFDGASCGVSVSIGAQSPDIAQGVDTGYEARTGGTADDEIERQGAGDQGLMFGYATDETPELMPLPIALAHRLSRRLSAVRKDGSVPYLRPDGKTQATVVYEDDRPVAVDTVVVSSQHAEDISIETLLTPDIEELVVEPELAALGLPTTGHRLLVNPTGKFVIGGPMGDAGLTGRKIIVDTYGGMARHGGGAFSGKDPSKVDRSGAYAMRWVAKNVVAAGLARRCEVQVAYAIGAAHPVGLFVDTRGTGTVADEVLEKAITSVFDLRPGAIVRDLDLLRPIYGPTAAYGHFGRADLDLPWERLDRVEALRSAVGV
- the def gene encoding peptide deformylase, yielding MSVTPIRLYGDPVLHRPAAPVVDFDEELRQLVTDLTETMQAAGGAGLAAPQIGVGLRVFTWYVDGEVGHLVNPDVAAVGEEVQDGPEGCLSIPDLRYDCRRHLHVVASGWNVHGDPVRVEGSELLARAIQHETDHLDGVLFVDRLAEADRVAALAEIQAAEWAGYGSYLPVVKVSPH
- a CDS encoding DUF222 domain-containing protein codes for the protein MFEGGRFGVGLTVDVLDVPSWPAELVPAGAVARPTRLGEAMPVAARTDAEIALELQRIQQAESALAAYRAELICELAARRPDTTDRQLGKPGAASPDWLPGPGNPPSAGVSEFFADELAMVLNCSRAEATTQAELSTTLVEHLPATWAALADSALGWPRARAVAAELSGPVRELAPQVIAAVEAAVLPGARELPVTRVRAAVRRELLRHDAAAAERRRRQAERCADVVVHPAPDGMAELSVFLPQPMAAAIRETVDRYGRMAKEDGDSRPIGQLRVSALGDLVLRPWDTSRPPVTAHLDVLAPVGALFAAAAGHDTCPVGHQLPHHADAAPVAGDPSVSGGPASAASCRQVAPAEVEGQPITAAQLRALLEGLDALCPGGLQAPTGGSLGISLLDPATGALRATATRGELARSVRRGCPAHPGADCACPVLGPPAPSHRYRPSAVQHRFTRSRDRGCRHPGCGNRPGWADLDHVLPHADGGATACENLCCLCRRHHRLKTFAPGWRFAMTPDGILRVTTPSGVTRKTRPPDMAATTPDGATRSTRSTRPPDMPATTPDGATRSTRPPDMPATTPDGATRSTRPPDMAATGPPPSGPPLPARPPGRSPVDHSPPPATEDGDSARF
- a CDS encoding universal stress protein, which encodes MPTPALVAFVIVLWVAIGWSAALFLGRRGHRDPQWYFLGAVLGPFFVSMAVERGRREHRVVERTPRADGTPPPAGEAVTAVVGVDGSAESDRALRDAAALLTGAGTRVVLVMVIDPDVVEFADDTERDRCRALLTDRASWFSGASPVVALVSGQPAGALLDVAEQEGADVLVVGRRGRGVSHRVLGSVAEHVTHHARVPVLLAGPAEHT